A single genomic interval of Luteolibacter sp. Y139 harbors:
- a CDS encoding WYL domain-containing protein encodes MATTIPTSLGDIRAAITKGRRMSFNYLREKIVADFYLLGQARKTGAYVIIAWCIEPGEWRLLRYALIKELETVGAIDIFRPDFNPRHPQIATVDTLAFMPARKQNN; translated from the coding sequence ATGGCCACAACGATTCCGACTTCATTGGGAGACATCCGCGCCGCCATCACCAAAGGACGCCGAATGTCGTTCAATTACCTGCGAGAAAAAATCGTCGCTGACTTTTACCTGTTGGGGCAGGCCAGGAAGACCGGCGCCTACGTCATCATCGCGTGGTGCATCGAGCCCGGCGAGTGGCGGCTGCTACGATATGCTCTGATCAAGGAATTGGAGACAGTGGGGGCTATCGATATCTTTCGCCCCGATTTCAATCCGAGGCATCCACAGATCGCCACGGTCGATACGCTCGCTTTCATGCCGGCCCGCAAGCAGAACAACTAA